A part of Babylonia areolata isolate BAREFJ2019XMU chromosome 6, ASM4173473v1, whole genome shotgun sequence genomic DNA contains:
- the LOC143282876 gene encoding cystatin-B-like, which translates to MTGSAVSLTIHTKTTSTKKLQKEPDATQIFVKMKCGGLADTRDATEEIIAYCEEVKEKVKEKCDKELGKYRPVSYKSQVVAGTNFFVKIEIAEGGECIHVRLFRPLPHTQDPLELVDIQTGKTLVDAIEHF; encoded by the exons ATGACAGGCAGCGCAGTGAGTCTGacgatacacacaaaaacaacatcgACCAAGAAGTTACAGAAGGAACCTGACGCCACCCAGATCTTTGTCAAAATGAAGTGCGGGGGACTTGCAGATACCAGAGACGCAACGGAGGAAATAATCGCTTACTGCGAAGAG GTCAAGGAAAAGGTTAAAGAGAAGTGTGACAAGGAACTGGGGAAGTATAGACCTGTCTCCTACAAGAGCCAAGTGGTGGCAGGCACAAACTTCTTTGTGAAG ATTGAAATAGCGGAAGGCGGCGAGTGCATTCATGTCAGACTCTTCCGGCCTCTGCCACACACTCAAGACCCCTTGGAGCTGGTCGACATACAGACTGGAAAAACGCTTGTAGATGCCATTGAACATTTCTGA
- the LOC143282877 gene encoding small VCP/p97-interacting protein-like — protein sequence MGLCLPCLNGDSSDYDQPSPETRRRQQAEAAERRQKENEGRGVKDAEALKRKQQRKEEIEKKAEAVPDSGTGLRWQVS from the exons ATGGGTCTTTGTCTTCCGTGCTTAAATGGCGATTCGTCGGATTACGACCAGCCGTCGCCG GAAACTCGTCGCAGACAGCAAGCGGAAGCAGCTGAacgtagacagaaagagaatgaaggtCGGGGGGTGAAAGATGCTGAAGCTCTGAAACGTAAACAGCAAAGGAAGGAGGAAATTGAAAAGAAAGCAGAGGCAGTGCCGGATTCTGGTACAGGGCTGAGG TGGCAGGTTTCATAG